The following proteins come from a genomic window of Streptomyces sp. NBC_01716:
- a CDS encoding DUF397 domain-containing protein, with the protein MPAYEFVRSSYSGGNAGQECVEVARNIPGTVAVRDSKVDAGPVVTVATGAWSAFAAYVRGVSAP; encoded by the coding sequence GTGCCCGCGTATGAGTTCGTCAGGTCCAGCTACAGCGGCGGGAACGCCGGGCAGGAGTGCGTAGAGGTCGCCCGCAACATCCCCGGTACCGTCGCCGTCCGGGACTCCAAGGTGGACGCCGGGCCCGTGGTCACCGTGGCGACCGGGGCGTGGAGCGCGTTCGCCGCGTACGTGCGCGGGGTCAGCGCCCCGTAG
- a CDS encoding response regulator transcription factor translates to MPEEGKITVFLLDDHEVVRRGVHELLAVEPDIEVVGEAGTAQDALARIPATRPDVAVLDVRLPDGSGVEVCREIRARDESIKCLMLTSFSDDEALFDAIMAGASGYVLKAIRGDELLTAVRDVAAGRSLLDPVATARVLQRLREGNTPKGDEKLANLTEQERKILDLIGEGLTNRAIGERLHLAEKTIKNYVSSLLSKLGMERRSQAAAYVARIQAEQR, encoded by the coding sequence GTGCCTGAAGAGGGAAAAATCACCGTATTTCTTCTTGACGACCACGAGGTCGTCCGGCGAGGCGTCCATGAGCTGCTCGCCGTCGAGCCCGACATCGAGGTCGTCGGCGAGGCGGGTACGGCTCAGGACGCGCTGGCCAGAATCCCGGCGACCCGGCCCGATGTCGCGGTGCTCGACGTACGGCTGCCGGATGGCAGCGGGGTGGAGGTCTGCCGTGAGATCCGGGCCAGGGACGAGAGCATCAAGTGCCTTATGCTCACCTCGTTCTCCGACGACGAGGCGCTCTTCGACGCGATCATGGCCGGCGCCTCGGGTTATGTACTCAAGGCCATCCGCGGCGACGAGCTGCTGACCGCCGTACGGGACGTGGCCGCGGGCCGCTCCCTGCTGGACCCGGTCGCCACCGCGCGGGTGCTCCAGCGGCTCCGCGAGGGCAACACCCCCAAGGGTGACGAGAAGCTGGCGAACCTCACCGAGCAGGAGCGCAAGATCCTGGATCTGATCGGCGAGGGCCTGACCAACCGCGCCATCGGCGAGCGGCTGCATCTCGCCGAGAAGACGATCAAGAACTACGTCTCCAGCTTGCTGTCCAAGCTGGGGATGGAGCGACGCTCGCAGGCAGCCGCGTACGTGGCCAGAATCCAGGCCGAGCAGCGCTGA
- the pdhA gene encoding pyruvate dehydrogenase (acetyl-transferring) E1 component subunit alpha, with translation MTVESTAAARKPRRSSGTKRAGARTTPQPKASEPQLVQLLTPEGERVKNDEYDGYVADITPESLRGLYRDMVLTRRFDAEATSLQRQGELGLWASLLGQEAAQIGSGRALRDEDYVFPTYREHGVAWCRGVDPTNLLGMFRGVNHGGWDPKANNFHLYTIVIGSQTLHAAGYAMGVAKDGADSAVIAYFGDGASSQGDVAESFTFSAVYNAPVVFFCQNNQWAISEPTEKQMRVPLYQRAQGFGFPGVRVDGNDVLACLAVTRAALERARGGEGPMLVEAFTYRMGAHTTSDDPTKYRADEEREAWEAKDPILRLRAYLERESAADEAFFAALEKESEALGRRVRETVRAMPDPDHLAIFEHVYADGHALVDEERAQFAAYEASFDSAAEEGK, from the coding sequence GTGACCGTGGAGAGCACTGCCGCCGCGCGAAAGCCGCGACGTAGCAGCGGCACCAAGCGCGCCGGCGCCAGGACGACGCCGCAGCCGAAGGCTTCCGAGCCCCAGCTCGTACAGCTGCTGACGCCCGAGGGCGAGCGCGTGAAGAACGACGAGTACGACGGCTACGTAGCCGACATCACCCCCGAGTCCCTGCGCGGTCTCTACCGCGACATGGTCCTCACCCGCCGTTTCGACGCCGAGGCCACATCCCTCCAGCGTCAGGGCGAGCTGGGCCTGTGGGCCTCGCTGCTCGGCCAGGAGGCCGCGCAGATCGGCTCGGGACGCGCGCTGCGCGACGAGGACTATGTCTTCCCGACCTACCGGGAGCACGGCGTCGCCTGGTGCCGGGGCGTCGACCCGACGAATCTGCTGGGGATGTTCCGCGGTGTGAACCACGGAGGCTGGGACCCGAAGGCCAACAACTTCCACCTCTACACGATCGTCATCGGCTCGCAGACGCTGCACGCCGCCGGCTACGCGATGGGCGTGGCCAAGGATGGCGCGGACTCCGCCGTCATCGCCTACTTCGGCGACGGCGCGTCCAGCCAGGGCGACGTGGCCGAGTCGTTCACCTTCTCGGCCGTCTACAACGCGCCGGTGGTGTTCTTCTGCCAGAACAACCAGTGGGCCATCTCGGAGCCGACCGAGAAGCAGATGCGCGTGCCGCTCTACCAGCGCGCGCAGGGCTTCGGCTTCCCCGGTGTCCGGGTCGACGGCAACGACGTACTGGCCTGTCTGGCCGTGACGCGTGCCGCGCTGGAGCGCGCCCGCGGTGGCGAGGGCCCGATGCTCGTCGAGGCGTTCACCTACCGCATGGGCGCGCACACCACCTCCGACGACCCGACGAAGTACCGGGCGGACGAGGAGCGCGAGGCGTGGGAGGCGAAGGACCCGATCCTGCGGCTGCGCGCGTATCTGGAGCGGGAGTCGGCCGCCGACGAGGCGTTCTTCGCGGCTCTGGAGAAGGAGAGCGAGGCGCTCGGCAGGCGGGTGCGTGAGACGGTGCGTGCGATGCCCGACCCGGACCACCTGGCGATCTTCGAGCATGTCTACGCGGACGGGCACGCGCTCGTGGACGAGGAGCGGGCGCAGTTCGCGGCGTACGAGGCGTCGTTCGACTCCGCAGCCGAGGAGGGCAAGTAG
- a CDS encoding dihydrolipoamide acetyltransferase family protein, with translation MTADTSTRYREFKMPDVGEGLTEAEILKWYVQPGDTVVDGQVVCEVETAKAAVELPIPYDGVVHALRFDEGTTVDVGASIITVDVAPGSGAAAPVEPVAEAAEPAEPAEAAGPKGRQPVLVGYGVSESSTKRRPRRGAAVPEQGTAAAAIQAEMNGVASAPVTEAPSRPLAKPPVRKLAKDLGVDLTTVTPTGPEGIITREDVHAATAPVAEEPAAEPAPAPVAAPTAPVGRETRIPVKGVRKATAAAMVGSAFTAPHVTEFVTVDVTRTMKLVDELKSDKDMAGVRVNPLLLIAKALLVAIKRHPEVNATWDEAAQEIVVKHYVNLGIAAATPRGLLVPNIKDAHDQTLPQLAQSLGELVSTAREGKTTPAAMQGGTVTITNVGVFGVDTGTPILNPGESAILAVGAIKLQPWVHKGKVKPRQVTTLALSFDHRLVDGELGSKVLADVAAILEQPKRLITWA, from the coding sequence ATGACTGCTGACACTTCTACCCGCTATAGAGAGTTCAAGATGCCCGACGTGGGCGAAGGGCTCACCGAGGCGGAGATCCTCAAGTGGTACGTACAGCCGGGCGACACCGTCGTCGACGGCCAGGTGGTGTGCGAGGTGGAGACGGCGAAGGCGGCCGTCGAACTGCCCATCCCCTACGACGGGGTGGTGCACGCGCTGCGCTTCGACGAGGGCACGACCGTCGATGTCGGGGCGTCGATCATCACGGTGGACGTGGCGCCGGGGAGCGGGGCGGCCGCGCCTGTGGAGCCGGTCGCTGAGGCCGCCGAGCCCGCCGAGCCCGCGGAGGCCGCCGGGCCGAAGGGGCGCCAACCGGTGCTCGTGGGCTACGGCGTCTCGGAGTCGTCCACGAAGCGGCGTCCGCGCCGGGGGGCGGCGGTCCCTGAGCAGGGCACTGCCGCCGCCGCGATCCAGGCGGAGATGAACGGGGTCGCTTCCGCCCCCGTGACCGAGGCGCCGTCCCGCCCGCTGGCGAAGCCGCCGGTGCGCAAGCTCGCCAAGGACCTGGGTGTGGACCTGACGACGGTCACGCCGACCGGCCCGGAGGGGATCATCACCCGCGAGGACGTGCACGCGGCGACGGCACCCGTGGCCGAGGAGCCGGCCGCGGAGCCCGCGCCGGCACCGGTGGCCGCCCCGACGGCGCCGGTGGGCCGGGAGACCCGGATCCCCGTGAAGGGTGTACGGAAGGCGACGGCGGCGGCGATGGTGGGCAGCGCGTTCACCGCGCCGCACGTCACGGAGTTCGTGACGGTCGACGTGACGCGCACGATGAAGCTGGTGGACGAGCTCAAGTCCGACAAGGACATGGCGGGTGTACGGGTCAACCCGCTGCTGCTCATCGCCAAGGCGCTGCTGGTGGCGATCAAGCGCCACCCCGAGGTCAACGCCACGTGGGACGAGGCCGCCCAGGAGATCGTGGTCAAGCACTACGTCAACCTGGGCATCGCGGCGGCGACCCCCCGCGGCCTGCTCGTCCCGAACATCAAGGACGCGCACGACCAGACCCTGCCCCAACTCGCCCAGTCCCTGGGCGAACTGGTGTCCACGGCCCGCGAGGGCAAGACGACCCCGGCGGCCATGCAGGGCGGCACGGTGACCATCACGAACGTCGGCGTCTTCGGCGTCGACACGGGCACCCCGATCCTCAACCCGGGCGAGTCGGCGATCCTGGCGGTCGGCGCGATCAAGCTCCAGCCCTGGGTCCACAAGGGCAAGGTCAAACCCCGCCAGGTGACGACCCTGGCCCTGTCGTTCGACCACCGCCTGGTGGACGGCGAACTGGGCTCCAAGGTCCTGGCGGACGTGGCGGCGATCCTGGAACAGCCGAAGAGACTGATCACCTGGGCCTGA
- a CDS encoding alpha-ketoacid dehydrogenase subunit beta, translating to MAVQKLPLAKAINESLRVALDTDPKVLIMGEDVGKLGGVFRVTDGLQKDFGEGRVIDTPLAESGIVGTAIGLALRGYRPVVEIQFDGFVFPAYDQIVTQLAKMHARALGKIKMPVVIRIPYGGGIGAVEHHSESPEALFAHVAGLKIVSPSTSADGYWMMQQAIQSDDPVIFFEPKRRYWDKGEVDTEAIPGPLHKARVTRAGTDLTLAAYGPMVKVCLEAATAAAEEGKSVEVLDLRSMSPIDFDTIQTSVEKTRRLVVVHEAPVFYGSGAEIAARITERSFYHLEAPVLRVGGFHAPYPPARLEEEYLPGLDRVLDAVDRSLAY from the coding sequence ATGGCCGTACAGAAACTCCCCCTCGCCAAGGCGATCAACGAGTCGCTGCGCGTCGCCCTCGACACCGACCCCAAGGTCCTGATCATGGGCGAGGACGTCGGCAAGCTCGGCGGTGTCTTCCGGGTCACCGACGGTCTCCAGAAGGACTTCGGCGAGGGGCGGGTCATCGACACCCCGCTCGCGGAGTCGGGCATCGTCGGTACGGCGATCGGCCTCGCGCTGCGCGGCTACCGGCCCGTCGTGGAGATCCAGTTCGACGGCTTCGTCTTCCCCGCGTACGACCAGATCGTCACGCAGCTCGCGAAGATGCACGCCCGCGCGCTCGGCAAGATCAAGATGCCGGTCGTCATCCGGATTCCGTACGGCGGTGGCATCGGCGCCGTCGAGCACCACTCCGAGTCGCCGGAGGCGCTGTTCGCGCATGTGGCGGGGTTGAAGATCGTCTCGCCCTCGACGTCCGCGGACGGTTACTGGATGATGCAGCAGGCCATCCAGAGCGACGACCCGGTCATCTTCTTCGAGCCCAAGCGCCGCTACTGGGACAAGGGCGAGGTCGACACCGAGGCCATTCCCGGCCCGCTCCACAAGGCCCGGGTCACCCGCGCCGGCACGGATCTCACCCTCGCGGCGTACGGCCCGATGGTCAAGGTCTGTCTGGAGGCGGCGACCGCCGCGGCCGAGGAGGGCAAGTCGGTGGAGGTCCTCGATCTCCGCTCGATGTCCCCGATCGACTTCGACACGATCCAGACGTCGGTGGAGAAGACACGCCGGCTGGTCGTGGTCCACGAGGCGCCGGTGTTCTACGGCTCCGGCGCGGAGATCGCCGCCCGGATCACGGAGCGCTCCTTCTACCACCTGGAGGCTCCGGTGCTGCGGGTGGGCGGATTCCACGCCCCGTACCCGCCGGCGCGCCTGGAGGAGGAGTACCTTCCGGGCCTGGACCGGGTGCTCGACGCCGTCGACCGCTCGCTCGCGTACTGA
- a CDS encoding ATP-binding protein, with protein sequence MNAAHAPQQPTPNPEPVLQEDRLDYTPTAGSVRLARRRAVRLVGEWGWAGLAGSAGLLVSELATNALLHGCLRDRLFRVRLRLTAATLRIEVSDPRGERLPRLRLPEDDECFGRGLLIVAELADRWGVEPRTVGKTVWAECHLGPRSLVTPPGSPDRPATAPVVPVP encoded by the coding sequence ATGAACGCAGCTCACGCTCCACAACAACCCACGCCCAACCCTGAACCCGTCCTCCAGGAGGACCGGCTCGACTACACCCCCACCGCAGGGAGCGTCCGGCTCGCGCGGCGGCGGGCCGTGCGGCTTGTTGGGGAGTGGGGGTGGGCCGGACTCGCAGGCAGTGCCGGGCTGTTGGTCAGCGAGCTCGCCACCAACGCCCTGTTGCACGGCTGTCTGCGCGACCGGCTCTTCCGCGTACGGCTCCGACTCACCGCCGCCACCCTCCGCATCGAGGTCAGCGACCCGCGCGGCGAACGGCTGCCGCGCCTACGGCTCCCCGAGGACGACGAGTGCTTCGGCCGGGGGCTGCTCATCGTCGCGGAGCTGGCGGACCGTTGGGGCGTCGAGCCCCGCACCGTCGGCAAAACGGTCTGGGCGGAGTGCCACCTCGGCCCCCGCTCCCTCGTCACCCCACCGGGTTCGCCGGACCGTCCAGCCACAGCTCCTGTCGTCCCCGTGCCGTGA
- a CDS encoding methyltransferase domain-containing protein — protein sequence MDEARTAEEVSDGYARLLAGLTESGVLAESWRGAFARAPRAAFVPEVVWAPDDGSPNGHRRITRAAEPDTWRSLVDADGVVVTQLDDGADNGPGVPTSSASKPSLVASMLRHLDVTDGARVLDVGTGTGWTSALLVARLGGEAVTTVEVDPRISGEAAHRLKSAALSPARLLVGDGLAARPEGAPYDHIHSTAAVRRIPRTWIEQTRPGGTIVTPWGTPYANAGLLRLVTGEPGGPSYGRFVDNVSFMWMRAQRPHAVVLPPQEPDRLGPSAIDPDLVLSNVDVAFTIGLRVPDARYLHTWDAADPAATYRIALSDGNGSWTSVRYEAWDAPDAVRQWGTRRLWDEITAARAWWEDRDRPSLTRFGLTVTARGRQELWLDGPANPVG from the coding sequence GTGGACGAGGCCCGTACCGCCGAAGAAGTGAGCGACGGCTACGCGCGGTTGCTGGCCGGCCTGACCGAGTCCGGTGTGCTGGCAGAGAGTTGGCGGGGCGCGTTCGCGCGTGCGCCGCGTGCGGCGTTCGTGCCGGAGGTCGTATGGGCGCCGGACGACGGGTCGCCGAACGGCCACCGGCGTATCACCCGGGCCGCCGAGCCCGATACGTGGCGGTCGCTGGTGGACGCCGACGGAGTGGTCGTCACGCAGTTGGACGACGGCGCGGACAACGGCCCCGGTGTCCCCACCTCGTCCGCGTCCAAGCCGTCCTTGGTGGCGTCGATGCTCAGGCATCTGGATGTCACCGACGGCGCCCGGGTCCTGGACGTCGGTACGGGCACGGGCTGGACAAGTGCCCTGCTGGTGGCCCGACTTGGCGGCGAAGCCGTCACCACGGTGGAGGTCGACCCCCGTATCTCGGGGGAGGCCGCGCACCGTCTGAAGTCCGCGGCGCTCTCGCCCGCGCGATTGCTGGTCGGTGACGGCCTGGCGGCCCGGCCCGAGGGCGCGCCGTACGACCACATCCACTCGACGGCGGCCGTCCGCCGCATTCCTCGCACCTGGATCGAACAGACCAGGCCCGGCGGCACGATCGTGACGCCGTGGGGCACGCCGTACGCCAACGCTGGCCTGCTGCGATTGGTGACGGGCGAGCCCGGCGGCCCCTCGTACGGCCGCTTCGTCGACAACGTGAGCTTCATGTGGATGCGCGCCCAACGCCCCCACGCGGTGGTCCTTCCGCCCCAGGAGCCGGATCGGCTGGGCCCGTCCGCGATCGACCCGGATCTGGTGCTGTCGAACGTGGACGTGGCGTTCACGATCGGCCTGCGCGTCCCGGACGCCCGCTACCTCCACACCTGGGACGCCGCTGACCCCGCCGCCACGTACCGGATCGCGCTCTCGGACGGCAACGGCTCGTGGACGTCGGTGCGTTACGAGGCGTGGGACGCCCCGGACGCGGTGCGCCAGTGGGGCACCCGCCGTCTCTGGGACGAAATCACGGCGGCCCGTGCCTGGTGGGAGGACCGGGACCGCCCGTCCCTGACCCGCTTCGGCCTGACGGTCACGGCACGGGGACGACAGGAGCTGTGGCTGGACGGTCCGGCGAACCCGGTGGGGTGA
- a CDS encoding RNA methyltransferase — protein MAGQRITTRNARFQQWHALLANRNKRKRQGEFLVQGVRPITMAVEHGWTVRALLYDASRPLSRWAEELPRGISTDRIAMAPELLAELGERTDGAPEVVAVVEMPPDDLRRIAVHDTFLGVLFDRPTQPGNIGSIVRSADAFGADGLIVTGHAADVYDPKAVRATTGSLFALPVVRSPSHHEVAEWLAKERAEGRPVAVVGTDEHGDADADAFDLTRPVLLLIGNETSGLSTSWRELCDHVVSIPMTGSASSLNASNAATVVLYEAARQRRAAATGR, from the coding sequence GTGGCCGGTCAGCGGATCACGACCCGCAACGCCCGTTTCCAGCAGTGGCACGCGCTGCTCGCCAATCGCAACAAGCGCAAGCGCCAAGGCGAGTTCCTCGTCCAGGGCGTGCGCCCCATCACGATGGCCGTCGAGCACGGGTGGACCGTACGCGCCCTGCTGTACGACGCGAGCCGTCCGCTCTCGCGGTGGGCCGAGGAGTTGCCGCGCGGCATCAGTACGGACCGAATCGCCATGGCCCCCGAACTCCTCGCCGAACTGGGCGAACGCACCGACGGCGCACCCGAGGTCGTGGCCGTGGTCGAGATGCCGCCGGACGATCTGCGCCGGATCGCCGTCCACGACACCTTCCTGGGCGTGCTGTTCGACCGCCCCACCCAGCCGGGCAACATCGGCAGCATCGTCCGCTCGGCCGACGCCTTCGGCGCGGACGGTCTGATCGTCACGGGCCACGCGGCCGACGTCTACGACCCGAAGGCCGTACGCGCCACCACGGGCTCCCTGTTCGCACTCCCGGTCGTCCGAAGCCCCTCGCACCACGAGGTCGCGGAGTGGCTGGCGAAGGAGCGCGCGGAGGGACGCCCGGTCGCCGTCGTCGGCACGGACGAGCACGGCGACGCGGACGCCGACGCGTTCGACCTGACGCGGCCGGTGTTGCTGCTGATCGGCAACGAGACGTCCGGACTGAGCACGAGCTGGCGCGAGTTGTGCGACCACGTGGTGAGCATCCCGATGACGGGCTCGGCGAGCTCCCTGAACGCCTCGAACGCGGCGACGGTGGTCCTGTACGAGGCGGCCCGCCAACGCCGGGCGGCGGCTACGGGGCGCTGA
- a CDS encoding pyridoxamine 5'-phosphate oxidase family protein: MSTDHLRAIELLNRVRYGRVATSMRAMPFVAPARHIVLDDSVVLRMHRGMGYHRACSGSVVAYGADNFNTGEPDLWSVQFTGTANMVRPTDDELALFGPGPHDVDGEPFDAVYMSMTPQFATVHVLKYKPEDATEGPAAGTGAENRTESGAATKTDSGPRHNQHAA, from the coding sequence ATGTCCACCGATCATCTGCGCGCCATCGAGCTGCTCAACCGGGTCCGGTACGGACGGGTGGCGACGAGCATGCGGGCGATGCCCTTCGTGGCCCCCGCCCGTCACATCGTCCTGGATGACAGCGTCGTCCTGCGGATGCACCGGGGGATGGGCTACCACCGGGCGTGCAGCGGCAGCGTGGTCGCGTACGGCGCCGACAACTTCAACACCGGCGAGCCCGACCTCTGGTCGGTCCAGTTCACCGGCACCGCGAACATGGTCAGGCCGACGGACGACGAGCTGGCGCTCTTCGGGCCGGGGCCGCACGACGTCGACGGCGAACCGTTCGATGCCGTCTATATGAGCATGACGCCGCAGTTCGCGACCGTGCACGTGCTGAAATACAAGCCGGAGGACGCGACGGAGGGCCCGGCGGCCGGGACCGGAGCCGAGAACAGGACCGAGAGCGGGGCCGCGACCAAGACCGACAGCGGACCGCGACACAATCAACACGCAGCGTGA
- a CDS encoding DUF5753 domain-containing protein, protein MNRSAQQGNRASTVLGRRLGRELLRLRDAAGKTQQQAAGAISATNSKIVKMEQGWVPMRDPDIRVLFEFYGQEDPVAVGRLLELARLDRERRKAKGWWNQYPQLQAMVEYVALEDIATQLRTWQLAIVPGLLQTPDYARALAVGNGSWDDPDEIDPFVEARMARQARLGGERPLELWAVVHEGALRQLVGGRAVMRTQLEHLRDVAERPNVKVQVLPYLAGAHPGMTSAFNIVSFADEGALDVVYMDTTSTSLWLESDTDAAQHGHLFERITRLGLAQRNSISLIDGILKEL, encoded by the coding sequence GTGAATCGATCGGCTCAGCAAGGCAATCGGGCATCAACGGTCCTCGGGCGCAGACTCGGACGCGAGCTGCTGCGTCTGCGCGACGCGGCGGGCAAGACGCAGCAACAGGCGGCCGGCGCGATCAGCGCCACGAACTCGAAGATCGTGAAGATGGAGCAGGGCTGGGTGCCGATGAGAGACCCGGACATTCGGGTGCTGTTCGAGTTCTACGGCCAGGAAGACCCGGTGGCCGTCGGTCGGCTGCTGGAACTGGCGCGGCTGGACAGGGAGCGCCGGAAGGCGAAGGGCTGGTGGAACCAGTATCCCCAACTGCAAGCCATGGTCGAGTACGTCGCGCTTGAGGACATCGCAACCCAGTTGCGTACGTGGCAACTCGCCATCGTGCCGGGTCTGTTGCAGACGCCCGACTACGCGCGGGCGCTAGCCGTCGGGAACGGCTCATGGGACGACCCGGACGAGATCGATCCGTTCGTCGAAGCCCGGATGGCGCGGCAGGCGCGCTTGGGCGGCGAACGCCCGCTGGAACTGTGGGCGGTCGTGCACGAAGGCGCACTGCGCCAACTCGTTGGCGGGCGCGCCGTGATGAGGACCCAGCTCGAACATCTGCGGGACGTTGCCGAGCGCCCCAACGTAAAGGTGCAGGTGCTTCCGTACCTGGCCGGCGCCCACCCGGGGATGACCAGTGCCTTCAACATCGTCTCGTTCGCCGACGAGGGCGCGCTCGACGTGGTGTACATGGATACGACCTCGACGTCCCTCTGGCTGGAGAGCGATACTGATGCTGCGCAGCACGGGCACCTGTTCGAACGCATCACCCGGCTCGGGCTCGCGCAGCGGAACTCGATCAGCTTGATCGACGGAATCCTCAAGGAGTTGTAG